In a genomic window of Arachnia rubra:
- a CDS encoding tetratricopeptide repeat protein, with translation MPKPGTARAHDGPSVPKDFDESSLPVNVRAELKSLPKDLAATVGGHILAAGELLDVDPELAHRHAEAAKRRAGRLPVVREAAAEAAYVSGHYDIALREFRAIRRMSGGDELLPVLADCERALGRHREALELLATLDPRTKKLGLRIECILVEAGIRADLGQRGEALRLLKSAISHRIGPRPAQARLHYAYADLLEAEGRSDAAREWFESAASLDLDGRLDATDRIAALDGITLPEDFETEDPAEKTDPEDEMETQVIDVTAPPAGAVVKRVAPGGRQDEAEEEGAPHRTPAADDAAGTVPARRESAVPYQRDLLISPEEEIAEILSEIDGDGR, from the coding sequence GTGCCGAAACCCGGCACCGCGCGGGCGCACGATGGACCCTCCGTGCCCAAGGACTTCGATGAGTCCTCGCTTCCTGTGAACGTCCGGGCTGAGTTGAAGAGCCTGCCCAAGGATCTGGCGGCCACGGTGGGGGGGCATATTCTCGCGGCCGGTGAGCTGCTGGACGTCGACCCGGAACTGGCGCACCGGCATGCGGAGGCCGCCAAACGACGTGCCGGGCGCCTGCCAGTCGTGCGGGAGGCTGCTGCTGAGGCGGCCTATGTCTCTGGGCACTACGACATCGCCCTGCGCGAGTTCCGGGCCATCAGGCGGATGAGCGGAGGCGATGAGCTTCTTCCCGTGCTCGCTGACTGTGAACGCGCCCTGGGAAGGCATCGCGAGGCACTCGAGCTGTTGGCAACCCTGGACCCGCGTACGAAGAAACTTGGGCTCCGTATCGAGTGCATTCTCGTGGAGGCGGGGATTCGCGCTGACCTCGGGCAGCGTGGGGAGGCATTACGTCTGCTCAAGTCTGCGATCTCGCACCGGATCGGCCCGAGGCCGGCTCAGGCTCGTCTCCACTACGCTTACGCTGACCTGCTTGAGGCTGAGGGGCGGAGTGACGCCGCACGGGAGTGGTTTGAATCAGCCGCCAGTCTGGATCTGGACGGGCGGCTTGACGCCACGGATCGGATTGCTGCTCTTGACGGTATCACCCTGCCCGAGGACTTTGAGACGGAAGATCCTGCGGAGAAGACCGATCCAGAAGACGAGATGGAAACCCAGGTGATCGACGTGACGGCCCCGCCAGCAGGCGCGGTGGTGAAACGAGTGGCTCCCGGGGGACGCCAAGACGAGGCGGAGGAAGAGGGCGCGCCGCATCGCACACCGGCGGCGGATGACGCAGCTGGCACGGTGCCTGCACGCCGAGAGTCAGCCGTCCCCTATCAGCGTGATCTTCTGATCAGCCCGGAGGAGGAGATCGCTGAGA